A single genomic interval of Rhododendron vialii isolate Sample 1 chromosome 3a, ASM3025357v1 harbors:
- the LOC131320590 gene encoding uncharacterized protein LOC131320590 isoform X6: MKKAAMANLLLLLLSALTYSYAEETFDLRQHLCTVTRYDVVKDIPGNVLMPSTIPDQCTPIHLNLVARHGTRAPTKKKIKELNDLATRMEVLLQDTKEQKLSQQKVPAWFWEWKSPWEGKLTGGELVREGEEEQYNLGIRTRDKFPQLFNEDYHPDVYVIKATQIPRASASAVAFGMGLFSGTGNLGPGRDRAFAVTSESRASDIVLRFHDCCQNYKVFRKNQEPAVHKLKEPILDEITNALRRRYELNFTRQDTSSLWYLCKQEASLLNVTDQACDLFTPSEISSLEWTDDLELFILKGYGNALNYQMGVPLLEDVVQSMEQAIKAKEEGLAPGTYEKARMRFAHAETLLPFSCLLGLFLEGSDFERIQKEQPLEPPPKLPQRRNWRGSEVAPFAGNNMLVLYSCPDNSSSKYFVQVLHNEHPVPMPGCDNSDVCPYEVFKEKIVAPHLKHNYNTLCNLKSEEPEQMSLTT; the protein is encoded by the exons ATGAAGAAGGCGGCGATGGCTAATTTACTGCTACTGTTGCTCTCTGCACTCACATACTCATACGCTGAGGAAACTTTCGACCTTCGGCAACATCTCTGCACTGTAACCag GTATGATGTGGTGAAAGACATCCCTGGCAATGTGTTAATGCCTTCTACTATTCCAGACCAATGTACTCCAATCCATTTGAATCTTGTG GCGAGGCATGGAACTCGTGCTCCTAccaagaaaaagataaaagagtTGAACGATTTAGCAACACGTATGGAAGTTCTTCTACAAGATACAAAAGAGCAGAAGTTGTCCCAGCAGAAAGTTCCAGCCTGGTTTTGGGAATGGAAATCTCCTTGGGAAGGGAAGCTCACGGGTGGAGAATTGGTcagggaaggagaagaagaacagTATAATCTGGGGATCAGAACTAGAGACAAATTTCCACAGCTGTTTAATGAAGATTACCATCCAGATGTGTATGTGATAAAGGCAACCCAG ATTCCTCGTGCATCAGCTAGTGCTGTAGCATTTGGCATGGGGCTGTTTAGTGGGACAGGAAATCTCGGACCGGGGCGTGATCGAGCTTTTGCAGTAACCAGTGAAAGCCGTGCAAGTGATATAGTGTTGAGATTTCATGATTGTTGTCAGAATTACAAG GTCTTCCGAAAAAATCAGGAGCCTGCTGTTCATAAGCTCAAGGAACCTATCTTGGATGAAATCACCAATGCATTAAGGAGGCGTTATGAGCTGAATTTTACAAGACAGGATACATCTTCTCTCTGGTATTTGTGTAAACAG GAAGCATCCTTATTGAATGTGACTGACCAAGCTTGTGATCTGTTCACTCCATCTGAG ATTTCTTCATTGGAGTGGACCGATGATTTGGAGCTATTTATATTAAAAGGTTATGGAAATGCATTAAACTACCAGATGGGAGTTCCATTGCTTGAAGATGTTGTTCAGTCCATGGAACAAGCTATTAAGGCTAAAGAAG AAGGACTTGCTCCCGGAACTTATGAAAAAGCAAGAATGCGTTTCGCCCACGCTGAAACTCTCCTTCCATTTTCATGTCTTCTTGGGCTCTTTCTTGAAGGATCCG ACTTTGAAAGAATACAAAAGGAACAACCCTTAGAACCCCCTCCAAAGCTGCCGCAGAGAAGAAACTGGAGGGGCAGTGAGGTGGCGCCTTTTGCTGGAAACAATATGCTGGTACTTTATAGTTGTCCAGATAATTCCTCAAGCAAGTACTTCGTCCAAGTACTGCATAATGAACATCCCGTTCCAATGCCA GGTTGTGATAATTCTGATGTCTGCCCATATGAAGTCTTCAAG gAAAAAATAGTTGCCCCTCATTTGAAGCATAACTACAACACACTCTGTAATCTGAAGAGTGAAGAACCAGAGCAGATGTCTCTCACTA
- the LOC131320590 gene encoding uncharacterized protein LOC131320590 isoform X4, whose translation MKKAAMANLLLLLLSALTYSYAEETFDLRQHLCTVTRYDVVKDIPGNVLMPSTIPDQCTPIHLNLVARHGTRAPTKKKIKELNDLATRMEVLLQDTKEQKLSQQKVPAWFWEWKSPWEGKLTGGELVREGEEEQYNLGIRTRDKFPQLFNEDYHPDVYVIKATQIPRASASAVAFGMGLFSGTGNLGPGRDRAFAVTSESRASDIVLRFHDCCQNYKVFRKNQEPAVHKLKEPILDEITNALRRRYELNFTRQDTSSLWYLCKQEASLLNVTDQACDLFTPSEISSLEWTDDLELFILKGYGNALNYQMGVPLLEDVVQSMEQAIKAKEEGLAPGTYEKARMRFAHAETLLPFSCLLGLFLEGSDFERIQKEQPLEPPPKLPQRRNWRGSEVAPFAGNNMLVLYSCPDNSSSKYFVQVLHNEHPVPMPGCDNSDVCPYEVFKERIVAPHLKHNYNTICNMKMEEPEQTSLTSTGGAKI comes from the exons ATGAAGAAGGCGGCGATGGCTAATTTACTGCTACTGTTGCTCTCTGCACTCACATACTCATACGCTGAGGAAACTTTCGACCTTCGGCAACATCTCTGCACTGTAACCag GTATGATGTGGTGAAAGACATCCCTGGCAATGTGTTAATGCCTTCTACTATTCCAGACCAATGTACTCCAATCCATTTGAATCTTGTG GCGAGGCATGGAACTCGTGCTCCTAccaagaaaaagataaaagagtTGAACGATTTAGCAACACGTATGGAAGTTCTTCTACAAGATACAAAAGAGCAGAAGTTGTCCCAGCAGAAAGTTCCAGCCTGGTTTTGGGAATGGAAATCTCCTTGGGAAGGGAAGCTCACGGGTGGAGAATTGGTcagggaaggagaagaagaacagTATAATCTGGGGATCAGAACTAGAGACAAATTTCCACAGCTGTTTAATGAAGATTACCATCCAGATGTGTATGTGATAAAGGCAACCCAG ATTCCTCGTGCATCAGCTAGTGCTGTAGCATTTGGCATGGGGCTGTTTAGTGGGACAGGAAATCTCGGACCGGGGCGTGATCGAGCTTTTGCAGTAACCAGTGAAAGCCGTGCAAGTGATATAGTGTTGAGATTTCATGATTGTTGTCAGAATTACAAG GTCTTCCGAAAAAATCAGGAGCCTGCTGTTCATAAGCTCAAGGAACCTATCTTGGATGAAATCACCAATGCATTAAGGAGGCGTTATGAGCTGAATTTTACAAGACAGGATACATCTTCTCTCTGGTATTTGTGTAAACAG GAAGCATCCTTATTGAATGTGACTGACCAAGCTTGTGATCTGTTCACTCCATCTGAG ATTTCTTCATTGGAGTGGACCGATGATTTGGAGCTATTTATATTAAAAGGTTATGGAAATGCATTAAACTACCAGATGGGAGTTCCATTGCTTGAAGATGTTGTTCAGTCCATGGAACAAGCTATTAAGGCTAAAGAAG AAGGACTTGCTCCCGGAACTTATGAAAAAGCAAGAATGCGTTTCGCCCACGCTGAAACTCTCCTTCCATTTTCATGTCTTCTTGGGCTCTTTCTTGAAGGATCCG ACTTTGAAAGAATACAAAAGGAACAACCCTTAGAACCCCCTCCAAAGCTGCCGCAGAGAAGAAACTGGAGGGGCAGTGAGGTGGCGCCTTTTGCTGGAAACAATATGCTGGTACTTTATAGTTGTCCAGATAATTCCTCAAGCAAGTACTTCGTCCAAGTACTGCATAATGAACATCCCGTTCCAATGCCA GGTTGTGATAATTCTGATGTCTGCCCATATGAAGTCTTCAAG
- the LOC131320594 gene encoding ferritin-2, chloroplastic-like, which yields MALRAAPAFSILNPKGVSNSLLSPFGSSSSASKSATGHGLVVFATKGAANSKPLTGVVFEPFEELKKELMLVPTLPQASLARHKYSDDCEAAINEQINVEYNVSYVYHAMYAYFDRDNVAHKGLAKFFKESSEEEREHAEKFMEYQNKRGGKVKLQSILMPLSEFDHAEKGDALYAMELALSLEKLTNEKLLNLHAVASRSNDVQLADFVESEFLEEQVEAIKKMSEYVAQLRRVGKGHGVWHFDQMLLHEEA from the exons CCTTTGGGTCCTCCTCCTCTGCTTCAAAGAGTGCTACTGGACATGGGTTGGTGGTTTTCGCGACCAAGGGCGCTGCGAACAGCAAGCCGCTGACGGGGGTCGTGTTCGAGCCCTTTGAAGAGCTGAAGAAGGAGCTCATGCTCGTGCCTACTCTCCCTCAGGCCTCTCTCGCTCGCCACAAGTACTCCGATGACTGTGAGGCCGCTATCAACGAACAGATCAA CGTTGAATACAATGTCTCGTATGTGTACCATGCCATGTATGCATACTTTGACCGAGACAACGTCGCTCACAAGGGTCTTGCAAA GTTTTTCAAGGAATCAAGTGAAGAGGAAAGAGAACATGCTGAGAAGTTCATGGAGTACCAG AACAAACGAGGTGGGAAAGTGAAGCTGCAATCGATTCTGATGCCACTGTCTGAGTTTGACCATGCTGAGAAGGGAGATGCTTTGTATG CTATGGAGCTTGCACTGTCTCTGGAGAAGCTGACAAATGAAAAACTTCTGAACTTGCATGCT GTAGCGAGCAGGAGCAATGATGTGCAATTGGCTGATTTTGTTGAAAGTGAATTCTTGGAGGAACAG GTGGAAGCCATTAAGAAGATGTCAGAGTATGTTGCTCAGCTGAGAAGGGTGGGCAAAGGACATG GTGTGTGGCACTTCGATCAGATGCTTCTCCACGAGGAAGCATAA
- the LOC131320590 gene encoding uncharacterized protein LOC131320590 isoform X5 produces MKKAAMANLLLLLLSALTYSYAEETFDLRQHLCTVTRYDVVKDIPGNVLMPSTIPDQCTPIHLNLVARHGTRAPTKKKIKELNDLATRMEVLLQDTKEQKLSQQKVPAWFWEWKSPWEGKLTGGELVREGEEEQYNLGIRTRDKFPQLFNEDYHPDVYVIKATQIPRASASAVAFGMGLFSGTGNLGPGRDRAFAVTSESRASDIVLRFHDCCQNYKVFRKNQEPAVHKLKEPILDEITNALRRRYELNFTRQDTSSLWYLCKQEASLLNVTDQACDLFTPSEISSLEWTDDLELFILKGYGNALNYQMGVPLLEDVVQSMEQAIKAKEEGLAPGTYEKARMRFAHAETLLPFSCLLGLFLEGSDFERIQKEQPLEPPPKLPQRRNWRGSEVAPFAGNNMLVLYSCPDNSSSKYFVQVLHNEHPVPMPGCDNSDVCPYEVFKEKIVAPHLKHNYNTLCNLKSEEPEQMSLTNAG; encoded by the exons ATGAAGAAGGCGGCGATGGCTAATTTACTGCTACTGTTGCTCTCTGCACTCACATACTCATACGCTGAGGAAACTTTCGACCTTCGGCAACATCTCTGCACTGTAACCag GTATGATGTGGTGAAAGACATCCCTGGCAATGTGTTAATGCCTTCTACTATTCCAGACCAATGTACTCCAATCCATTTGAATCTTGTG GCGAGGCATGGAACTCGTGCTCCTAccaagaaaaagataaaagagtTGAACGATTTAGCAACACGTATGGAAGTTCTTCTACAAGATACAAAAGAGCAGAAGTTGTCCCAGCAGAAAGTTCCAGCCTGGTTTTGGGAATGGAAATCTCCTTGGGAAGGGAAGCTCACGGGTGGAGAATTGGTcagggaaggagaagaagaacagTATAATCTGGGGATCAGAACTAGAGACAAATTTCCACAGCTGTTTAATGAAGATTACCATCCAGATGTGTATGTGATAAAGGCAACCCAG ATTCCTCGTGCATCAGCTAGTGCTGTAGCATTTGGCATGGGGCTGTTTAGTGGGACAGGAAATCTCGGACCGGGGCGTGATCGAGCTTTTGCAGTAACCAGTGAAAGCCGTGCAAGTGATATAGTGTTGAGATTTCATGATTGTTGTCAGAATTACAAG GTCTTCCGAAAAAATCAGGAGCCTGCTGTTCATAAGCTCAAGGAACCTATCTTGGATGAAATCACCAATGCATTAAGGAGGCGTTATGAGCTGAATTTTACAAGACAGGATACATCTTCTCTCTGGTATTTGTGTAAACAG GAAGCATCCTTATTGAATGTGACTGACCAAGCTTGTGATCTGTTCACTCCATCTGAG ATTTCTTCATTGGAGTGGACCGATGATTTGGAGCTATTTATATTAAAAGGTTATGGAAATGCATTAAACTACCAGATGGGAGTTCCATTGCTTGAAGATGTTGTTCAGTCCATGGAACAAGCTATTAAGGCTAAAGAAG AAGGACTTGCTCCCGGAACTTATGAAAAAGCAAGAATGCGTTTCGCCCACGCTGAAACTCTCCTTCCATTTTCATGTCTTCTTGGGCTCTTTCTTGAAGGATCCG ACTTTGAAAGAATACAAAAGGAACAACCCTTAGAACCCCCTCCAAAGCTGCCGCAGAGAAGAAACTGGAGGGGCAGTGAGGTGGCGCCTTTTGCTGGAAACAATATGCTGGTACTTTATAGTTGTCCAGATAATTCCTCAAGCAAGTACTTCGTCCAAGTACTGCATAATGAACATCCCGTTCCAATGCCA GGTTGTGATAATTCTGATGTCTGCCCATATGAAGTCTTCAAG gAAAAAATAGTTGCCCCTCATTTGAAGCATAACTACAACACACTCTGTAATCTGAAGAGTGAAGAACCAGAGCAGATGTCTCTCACTA
- the LOC131320590 gene encoding uncharacterized protein LOC131320590 isoform X3, whose protein sequence is MKKAAMANLLLLLLSALTYSYAEETFDLRQHLCTVTRYDVVKDIPGNVLMPSTIPDQCTPIHLNLVARHGTRAPTKKKIKELNDLATRMEVLLQDTKEQKLSQQKVPAWFWEWKSPWEGKLTGGELVREGEEEQYNLGIRTRDKFPQLFNEDYHPDVYVIKATQIPRASASAVAFGMGLFSGTGNLGPGRDRAFAVTSESRASDIVLRFHDCCQNYKVFRKNQEPAVHKLKEPILDEITNALRRRYELNFTRQDTSSLWYLCKQEASLLNVTDQACDLFTPSEISSLEWTDDLELFILKGYGNALNYQMGVPLLEDVVQSMEQAIKAKEEGLAPGTYEKARMRFAHAETLLPFSCLLGLFLEGSDFERIQKEQPLEPPPKLPQRRNWRGSEVAPFAGNNMLVLYSCPDNSSSKYFVQVLHNEHPVPMPGCDNSDVCPYEVFKEKIVAPHLKHNYNTLCNLKSEEPEQMSLTSKLSEMLHSHRSNDPQSTKVEL, encoded by the exons ATGAAGAAGGCGGCGATGGCTAATTTACTGCTACTGTTGCTCTCTGCACTCACATACTCATACGCTGAGGAAACTTTCGACCTTCGGCAACATCTCTGCACTGTAACCag GTATGATGTGGTGAAAGACATCCCTGGCAATGTGTTAATGCCTTCTACTATTCCAGACCAATGTACTCCAATCCATTTGAATCTTGTG GCGAGGCATGGAACTCGTGCTCCTAccaagaaaaagataaaagagtTGAACGATTTAGCAACACGTATGGAAGTTCTTCTACAAGATACAAAAGAGCAGAAGTTGTCCCAGCAGAAAGTTCCAGCCTGGTTTTGGGAATGGAAATCTCCTTGGGAAGGGAAGCTCACGGGTGGAGAATTGGTcagggaaggagaagaagaacagTATAATCTGGGGATCAGAACTAGAGACAAATTTCCACAGCTGTTTAATGAAGATTACCATCCAGATGTGTATGTGATAAAGGCAACCCAG ATTCCTCGTGCATCAGCTAGTGCTGTAGCATTTGGCATGGGGCTGTTTAGTGGGACAGGAAATCTCGGACCGGGGCGTGATCGAGCTTTTGCAGTAACCAGTGAAAGCCGTGCAAGTGATATAGTGTTGAGATTTCATGATTGTTGTCAGAATTACAAG GTCTTCCGAAAAAATCAGGAGCCTGCTGTTCATAAGCTCAAGGAACCTATCTTGGATGAAATCACCAATGCATTAAGGAGGCGTTATGAGCTGAATTTTACAAGACAGGATACATCTTCTCTCTGGTATTTGTGTAAACAG GAAGCATCCTTATTGAATGTGACTGACCAAGCTTGTGATCTGTTCACTCCATCTGAG ATTTCTTCATTGGAGTGGACCGATGATTTGGAGCTATTTATATTAAAAGGTTATGGAAATGCATTAAACTACCAGATGGGAGTTCCATTGCTTGAAGATGTTGTTCAGTCCATGGAACAAGCTATTAAGGCTAAAGAAG AAGGACTTGCTCCCGGAACTTATGAAAAAGCAAGAATGCGTTTCGCCCACGCTGAAACTCTCCTTCCATTTTCATGTCTTCTTGGGCTCTTTCTTGAAGGATCCG ACTTTGAAAGAATACAAAAGGAACAACCCTTAGAACCCCCTCCAAAGCTGCCGCAGAGAAGAAACTGGAGGGGCAGTGAGGTGGCGCCTTTTGCTGGAAACAATATGCTGGTACTTTATAGTTGTCCAGATAATTCCTCAAGCAAGTACTTCGTCCAAGTACTGCATAATGAACATCCCGTTCCAATGCCA GGTTGTGATAATTCTGATGTCTGCCCATATGAAGTCTTCAAG gAAAAAATAGTTGCCCCTCATTTGAAGCATAACTACAACACACTCTGTAATCTGAAGAGTGAAGAACCAGAGCAGATGTCTCTCACTAGTAAGTTATCAGAAATGTTACACTCACACAGGAGTAATGACCCACAGTCAACCAAAGTAGAGTTATAG